Genomic segment of Planctomycetota bacterium:
CTGGTTGGAGCGGGCTGGAAACACTCAAAAGGCTAAAAGCATTATACCCAAAGGTGAAAGTACTGGTTTCAACCGGATACAGCGGCAGTGAACAGAACCAGGAAATCCTCAATGCCGGCTCAGCCGGATTTATTTATAAGCCCTACTCAATCAAACAGCTATTAGGCGAGGTAAGCCGGATTATTGCGTTAGATATCCAATCGGTAAACCCGTAAAAAATCCATAAGCCATAGGAAAAACGTAATCCGGATAATGCGGTAGATAAACCGTTTAAAATAATAAAGATTTACTATTAACTTTTCAGCGGATTTGGTATAATTATGACGAACACTTATGTACGACAAGATAATAACCAATCCGAATAAGCCGTTTCTATTAAATACCCGGAAAAACGTAATCGTTGCCTTAAGGCTTATCGTTTTCGCCATCATTTACCTGATTCTCCTGCAGGAACGGGGATTAAAGAACCTGCCGGTTGCTTTCTGGGTAATTACACTGTTATTCGGCCTATCTGAATTGGTATACATCTTCGAGCGGCAAACACACTTTCTCCTACAGCGCATATTGGGCTGGATTTTTATTTTCGATGCAGTCTTAATCGGGCTGATAATTTACTTCCTTTCCGTAAAATCCACCCTGCTTTTTATTACCTATTTTTCCGTGATTGCCATTGCCGCCATTTCCAAAAGCGTCCGTATGGCTTTTATCATCACATTCTTGATAAGCGCTTTTTACCTGTTCATCTCTTTCGAGCAAGGTGATTTTGTCCTGACGGAGTTTCTAACCCGTCCCCTTTTCTTTTTCGGAGTCGCCATCTTTGCCAGCTACCTTTCCGAAGAAAGCGCTACCCACCGCAAGGAACAAAAGAAAACCGAAGGAATACTGGAAAACACACCCTATGTCGGCAGCTACCAAAGCACCCTAGATGGGAATTTTATTTATGTCAACGAGGCGTTTGCCAAGATGCTCGAATATGATTCGGCGGAAGAACTGAAACGGGTCAAAGTGATATCGATCTATAAAAATCCGGAAAACAGGAAACGTTTTATTAAAGCACTTAAAAAAGACGGGCAGATTAATAACTTTGAAGCTGAATTGCTTACCAAAACCGGAAAAACTAGGAATATACTTATAAACGGAATATTGGATGGAGAAATCATATCCGGAGTGGATATGGATATCACCAGACTCAAGCAGACAGAGGAAACGTTACGCGAAAGCCAACGCCAGATTGAGTTCATTATAGGAGCCGCAAAAACAGAACTGGACATCATTGACAGAGAATTTAACCTGCATTATGTCGACCCGGGTTGTGCCAAGAGAACCGGCGACTGGAAAGGGCGAAAATGCTACGAATATTATATGAACCGCAGTAAACCTTGCTCTAATTGCGATGCCCCTAAGGCATTTGAAACCAAGCAGATTTTAACTAGAGAAGATTCGTTGGCTCACAACAATAACATATACACCCATGTCACAAGCATACCCTACCAAAATAAAAACGGCGAATGGCTCCTGGCACAGGTAAACGTGGATATCACCGAGCGCAAAAAGATGGAAAACGCCCTGCTTGAAAGCCAAGGCCAGCTTCAGATGGTCCTCAGGACGGCAAATATAGAAATAGATATAATTGACGAACAATTCAACCTCCATTATGTCGATTCAGAATGGCTCAAGAAAGCAGGTGGTTGGCAGGGGCGCAAATGCTACGAATATTACTGGGGACGCACTGACCTCTGCCCTCATTGCGAAGCCCTTGAAACATTTGAATCCAAGAAACCTTTCATTTTAGAAAGCCCGGCGGCTAATAATCCTGATAAATATGTGCTTATAACAGGTATTCCTTACCAGGATAAAAACGGCAAATGGCTTCTTGCGCAGATAACTATGGATATTACCGCCCGCAAGAAGGCGGAAAACGCCCTGCTTGAAAGCCAACGCCAGATTGAATTCATTCTCGGAGCCGCAAAGACAAGATTGGATATTATTGACAGTCAATTCAATCTGCGCTATGTCGATCCGGAATGGTCCAAGATATTAGGAAACTGGGCCGGGCGGAAATGCTATGATTACGTCATGCACCGTAAAGAACCCTGCACTACCTGTAACGCCCCTAAGGCATTTGAAACCAAGCAGATTTTAGTTATCGAAGGCGGATTAAACGACGGGACTGGCATGCCTACCCTCGTTACAAGCATCCCATACCAGGATAAAAATGGTGAATGGCTGGTCGCCCAAGTAAGTGTCGACATCACAGAGCGTAAGAAGATGGAAAAAGTAATGAATGAAAGCGAGGCGCGTTTCCGGGGCTTCTTTGAATCCTCATCGGTCGGGATGATTATGACCGACCTTAACGCCCAGTTCGTTTTGGTCAACCCGGCCGCCTGCCGGATACTCGGGTATACCAAAGAGGAGCTTATGGCTAAAACCTTCGCGGATATAACATATAAGGATGATTCTTTTAGAGCCATGGAAAATATTGCCAAACTTTTGGATGGGACTATTGGTTCTTATATGGCGGAACGGCGGTACGTCCATAAGGATGGACAACTCATCTGGGGCCAATTAAACGTCGCGCTAGTGCGCGATAGTAATAATAACCCGCTCCATTTTATCTGCCAATTATATGATATCACCGAACGTAAAACTACGGAAGAATCGCTGAAACTCAGCGAGGAAAAATACCGCACCATTATTGAAAATACCGTGGATATAATTTATTCGACTAATATCGAAGGCGAGGTTACCTTTGTCAGTTCACAATGCGCTTCTTTAGGGTATAAACCGGAGGAAATCATTGGCAAGCCGATTTCCTACTTCATTCATCCGGAAGATGTTAAAAGGGTGCTGGATGATTTACAAAAGGCTTTCCGGACCGGAGAGATGTTCCCGGTGAATTTCCGACTGCTTAAAAAGGACAATTCGTTCGTTTATGCGGAAGAAATCGGCAAGATTATTGAATCCCCAGATGGCAAGGTCAATTACATGGGAGTCATTCGCGATATCACCCAGCAAAGGAAGCTCGAAGAGCAGTTGATGCAATCGCAGAAAATGGAAGCCGTCGGCCGGCTGGCCGGGGGGATCGCCCATGATTTCAACAATATTTTGGCGGTGATTAACGGTTACTGTTCGCTTTCCATGGATAATCTTAAGGAAAACGACCCGATAAAAGGCGATATGGAAGAAATCCTGAAGGCTTCAGAAAAGGCGACCATGCTCACCCAGCAACTCCTGTCCTTCAGCCGTAAGCAGATGATTCGTTCCAAGATAATAAATTTAAACACTCTGATTATGGATACGGGGAAAATGCTTAAACGGATTATTAGCGAGAATATCAAACTGGTTACCATTATGGAAGAAGACCTTAAAGATATCAGCGCCGACCCGACCCAAATGGAACAGGTAATCATCAATATGGTAGTCAACGCGCGCGATGCCATGCCTGAAGGCGGAACACTTTCCATTAAAACAGAAAATATCCGGCTGGACGAGGATAGCATTAAGGTGATTCCGGAAAGCCGGTCAGGCGAATTCGTCAGGCTCTCCATCCAGGATACGGGCGTTGGAATGAGTAAAGAAACGATAGAACATGCCTTTGAACCGTTTTTTACGACCAAAGAATACGGTAAAGGTACGGGATTGGGATTGGCAACCGTTTACGGCATCGTCAAACAACATAAGGGTTGGGTAAACATCTACAGCGAACAAGGCAAGGGAACGATTTTTAATATTTATTTGCCGGTGGCCGCGGAAAAAGGAGAAGAACCGGCTACCGGAATGGATAAAACCAGCTCACATGCCCCAACCGCACAACACAGTGTTGGGATGGATAAACAAAATCAAAGTAAACGTATTCTGCTGGTGGAAGACGAGGAAGGCGTGCGTGAATTTATCT
This window contains:
- a CDS encoding PAS domain S-box protein, whose product is MYDKIITNPNKPFLLNTRKNVIVALRLIVFAIIYLILLQERGLKNLPVAFWVITLLFGLSELVYIFERQTHFLLQRILGWIFIFDAVLIGLIIYFLSVKSTLLFITYFSVIAIAAISKSVRMAFIITFLISAFYLFISFEQGDFVLTEFLTRPLFFFGVAIFASYLSEESATHRKEQKKTEGILENTPYVGSYQSTLDGNFIYVNEAFAKMLEYDSAEELKRVKVISIYKNPENRKRFIKALKKDGQINNFEAELLTKTGKTRNILINGILDGEIISGVDMDITRLKQTEETLRESQRQIEFIIGAAKTELDIIDREFNLHYVDPGCAKRTGDWKGRKCYEYYMNRSKPCSNCDAPKAFETKQILTREDSLAHNNNIYTHVTSIPYQNKNGEWLLAQVNVDITERKKMENALLESQGQLQMVLRTANIEIDIIDEQFNLHYVDSEWLKKAGGWQGRKCYEYYWGRTDLCPHCEALETFESKKPFILESPAANNPDKYVLITGIPYQDKNGKWLLAQITMDITARKKAENALLESQRQIEFILGAAKTRLDIIDSQFNLRYVDPEWSKILGNWAGRKCYDYVMHRKEPCTTCNAPKAFETKQILVIEGGLNDGTGMPTLVTSIPYQDKNGEWLVAQVSVDITERKKMEKVMNESEARFRGFFESSSVGMIMTDLNAQFVLVNPAACRILGYTKEELMAKTFADITYKDDSFRAMENIAKLLDGTIGSYMAERRYVHKDGQLIWGQLNVALVRDSNNNPLHFICQLYDITERKTTEESLKLSEEKYRTIIENTVDIIYSTNIEGEVTFVSSQCASLGYKPEEIIGKPISYFIHPEDVKRVLDDLQKAFRTGEMFPVNFRLLKKDNSFVYAEEIGKIIESPDGKVNYMGVIRDITQQRKLEEQLMQSQKMEAVGRLAGGIAHDFNNILAVINGYCSLSMDNLKENDPIKGDMEEILKASEKATMLTQQLLSFSRKQMIRSKIINLNTLIMDTGKMLKRIISENIKLVTIMEEDLKDISADPTQMEQVIINMVVNARDAMPEGGTLSIKTENIRLDEDSIKVIPESRSGEFVRLSIQDTGVGMSKETIEHAFEPFFTTKEYGKGTGLGLATVYGIVKQHKGWVNIYSEQGKGTIFNIYLPVAAEKGEEPATGMDKTSSHAPTAQHSVGMDKQNQSKRILLVEDEEGVREFILRTLTNNNYQVFKAKTAGEALDIFNREKGDFDLVFSDIVLPDKNGVQMVLDFLAIKPALNIILSSGYADEKSQWPVIEEKGLQFIQKPYTTPELLKMIKETIKS